A region of Paenibacillus sp. 37 DNA encodes the following proteins:
- a CDS encoding alpha/beta-type small acid-soluble spore protein, which produces MARSNRKVVPESRQMLDQMKYEIAAEFGLNVGYGGRGLAGADTEFGSELGAVSDHSYGQYKGWGHLTSRENGSVGGEITKRLIRQAEQHL; this is translated from the coding sequence ATGGCTAGAAGCAATCGCAAAGTGGTACCCGAAAGTCGTCAAATGCTGGATCAGATGAAGTATGAGATTGCTGCAGAGTTTGGTCTCAATGTGGGTTATGGTGGCAGAGGTTTGGCTGGTGCGGATACAGAATTTGGATCTGAACTGGGTGCAGTAAGTGATCACTCTTATGGGCAATACAAAGGGTGGGGACATCTGACTTCCCGCGAGAATGGATCGGTTGGTGGAGAGATCACCAAAAGGCTAATTCGCCAGGCAGAACAGCACTTATAG
- a CDS encoding WecB/TagA/CpsF family glycosyltransferase → MSQTGSIPTVSIYGIPFSKLTMKETVKVLQEAVLSKQPHQVITANPIMVMAALENPAIMEVMQSAELIVPDGTGVVWAANYCGDPVAERVPGFELLHELLRVGENYRWGVYLLGSTPEVIQETAVRLQQQYPAIRIVGYRDGYFGPAEDEQVIASIREAAPDLLFVARGADTQEPWIHKHKDALQVPVTMGVGGSFDVISGKTKRAPVLFQKLRLEWFYRLLREPSRAGRMLALPKFAVKVMRDKENVTKVR, encoded by the coding sequence ATGAGTCAGACCGGATCCATACCTACCGTTTCGATCTACGGCATTCCTTTTTCCAAACTGACGATGAAAGAAACGGTAAAGGTTCTCCAGGAAGCTGTGCTGTCCAAGCAACCACATCAAGTCATTACAGCCAACCCGATCATGGTTATGGCTGCACTGGAAAATCCCGCAATCATGGAAGTCATGCAATCTGCGGAATTAATTGTTCCTGATGGAACAGGAGTTGTATGGGCGGCAAACTATTGTGGAGATCCAGTAGCTGAGCGAGTGCCGGGATTTGAGCTTTTACATGAATTGCTGCGTGTTGGAGAAAACTATCGATGGGGCGTATATCTGCTTGGTTCCACCCCTGAGGTGATTCAAGAAACGGCAGTTCGGTTACAACAGCAATATCCGGCGATTCGAATTGTGGGTTATCGCGACGGTTATTTTGGTCCGGCTGAGGATGAACAGGTCATCGCTTCCATTCGGGAAGCGGCACCTGATCTGTTGTTTGTAGCACGTGGGGCCGACACACAAGAACCGTGGATTCACAAGCACAAAGATGCACTACAAGTTCCCGTAACCATGGGCGTAGGCGGCAGCTTTGATGTGATTTCGGGCAAAACGAAACGTGCGCCTGTGCTGTTCCAAAAGTTAAGACTGGAATGGTTTTATCGCTTATTACGTGAACCAAGCCGGGCTGGTCGGATGCTTGCGCTTCCGAAATTCGCTGTTAAGGTGATGCGTGACAAAGAAAACGTGACAAAAGTCCGTTAA
- a CDS encoding S-layer homology domain-containing protein, which translates to MRNTSDPIKENSNVMNAQGGEKKVMKKILSVALSTAMAFSMFASVAFGDTAVSPQQQFDALKAKGIFNGYPDGTAGLDKDMTRAEFAKVITKLLGLKEITGTLSYTDKNYTAKNWAVPYIEAVTAAGIMEGKNVEKKIFDFNGKVTVAEMATILTRALDLEIPAETDNTAAAWAKGYAQAAINAGLIDAKANFGANASRELLVGAAYAIDEAQSLKVTSYTVSEAGKVVEFKISDGETVKVTLDKALEANKETEVKFTYKDKEFTEKVTYVVTTATKVEKVTAANLKEVTVAFDGTVDEDTATDISNYSLKSGKAIKTATLSDDKKTVTVELQGTLNNNKVDFLNVSNVKAGNVVVSAKDVEFSIADNELPKVESVKSLGTKSVKVVFSEPVQLPAQGNFELDGKAYFGKITQPTLRTVVLTPYSTSALTVGDHKLTVVGAKDYAGFVSLTSTHDITVVEDKDAPTITAATATLESVTLTFSEEVDPETLDSDNVYWKSGTDKIKATGTPKALADNKYKFTFDKANALPTGAVLIYVEGVKDYSGNQIAKDTSVTVNAEIDQTRPEVRKAEAIDSKHIQVTFSKALLNDSVKEIKNYSVTDKDGKVVAVKDAVRSGNDNNVITIELYTALSTGDNTVTIKNIKDNTRLGNTMLDYSGKVNLADVTTPKLDSKLVSVSNRTVIVGFDKKMDPATLADYSNYHVQINGDRVTLTPELADITVLNDSKAVSIKFVETYKNQPVVFAAGNSTTQRNVQNLYVLGVKDTAGNLLKQFVDNSGLNVIPTTADITVGLATYDTDYTGHSAALTAKNTIQVKLSSSVSSAPKDAFTVTNAAGNQVAIKEVVLDGTSVVKLVLENDIGTATSGLNVKVNVNRLVTLAGSSATVADQTTTVLDKVAPVVKPNVSGGYQNLQVTGETIKVEFSETLKLDTAANETLLAKDFEVVRYFDNKKLVAGNDFTVSFVAGNEFVTINLKDGASRTADTKYTVNFTGSKYLTDDTVVKNEVASFSNIQTDRNVLEGATGTAVTTATTAVVKAETTRVQADVTAAQTLVTALPTGTAKTDLQARLTTVQNAIDAATAADKAVADATAAVVKAEGSKLQADVTAAQPLVTTLPAGAAKTDLQTRLTAVSDYITAKAAAQSAIDAATVKANAAVAGNATGQYPASAITDYKTAITAAQAVVDNANSTTANLTTAVSTLGAATTAFEGTVAP; encoded by the coding sequence ATGAGAAATACGAGCGACCCTATTAAAGAAAATTCAAATGTTATGAACGCCCAAGGAGGAGAAAAAAAGGTTATGAAGAAAATTTTATCCGTAGCATTGTCTACAGCAATGGCATTCTCAATGTTTGCATCTGTAGCATTCGGTGACACAGCAGTTTCCCCGCAACAACAGTTTGATGCATTGAAAGCAAAAGGTATCTTCAACGGTTATCCGGATGGTACAGCAGGTCTTGACAAAGACATGACTCGCGCTGAGTTTGCAAAAGTTATCACTAAATTGCTGGGTCTGAAAGAGATCACTGGAACTCTTTCTTACACTGACAAAAACTACACAGCTAAGAACTGGGCTGTACCTTACATCGAAGCAGTAACTGCTGCGGGTATCATGGAAGGTAAAAACGTAGAGAAAAAAATCTTTGACTTCAACGGTAAAGTGACGGTAGCTGAAATGGCTACAATCTTGACTCGTGCACTTGACCTTGAAATCCCAGCTGAAACTGACAACACTGCAGCAGCATGGGCTAAAGGTTACGCTCAAGCAGCAATCAACGCTGGTCTGATCGATGCTAAAGCTAACTTCGGTGCTAACGCTTCCCGTGAATTGCTTGTAGGCGCTGCTTACGCAATTGACGAAGCACAAAGTTTGAAAGTAACTTCTTACACAGTATCTGAGGCTGGTAAAGTAGTTGAGTTCAAAATCAGCGATGGCGAAACTGTAAAAGTTACTTTGGATAAAGCTCTTGAAGCTAACAAAGAAACTGAAGTGAAATTCACTTACAAAGATAAAGAATTCACTGAGAAAGTTACTTATGTAGTAACTACAGCTACTAAAGTAGAAAAAGTAACTGCAGCTAACCTGAAAGAAGTAACTGTTGCATTTGATGGTACTGTTGATGAAGATACTGCTACTGACATCTCTAACTACTCTTTGAAATCAGGCAAAGCAATCAAAACTGCTACACTGTCTGATGATAAGAAAACAGTTACAGTTGAATTGCAAGGTACTTTGAACAACAATAAAGTTGACTTCTTAAATGTTTCCAACGTTAAAGCTGGTAATGTTGTAGTAAGTGCAAAAGACGTTGAATTCTCAATCGCGGACAATGAGCTTCCTAAAGTTGAATCAGTTAAATCTTTGGGTACTAAATCCGTTAAAGTAGTATTCAGTGAGCCGGTACAATTGCCAGCACAAGGTAACTTCGAACTTGATGGCAAAGCATACTTCGGTAAAATCACTCAACCTACATTGAGAACAGTTGTGTTGACACCTTACAGCACTTCAGCTCTTACTGTTGGAGATCACAAACTGACTGTAGTTGGCGCTAAAGACTATGCTGGTTTTGTATCCCTGACTTCTACACATGACATCACAGTTGTTGAAGACAAAGATGCTCCAACAATTACTGCAGCAACTGCAACTTTGGAAAGTGTAACTCTTACATTCTCTGAAGAAGTTGATCCAGAAACTCTTGATTCAGACAACGTATACTGGAAATCCGGTACTGACAAAATCAAAGCTACTGGAACACCAAAAGCATTGGCTGACAACAAATACAAATTCACTTTTGACAAAGCAAACGCTCTGCCAACAGGTGCTGTATTGATCTATGTTGAAGGAGTGAAAGACTACTCTGGAAACCAAATTGCTAAGGACACTTCAGTTACAGTTAATGCTGAAATTGACCAAACTCGTCCTGAAGTAAGAAAAGCAGAAGCAATCGATTCCAAACACATTCAAGTTACTTTCTCTAAAGCACTTCTTAATGATTCTGTAAAAGAAATTAAGAACTATAGTGTAACTGATAAAGACGGAAAAGTTGTTGCTGTGAAAGATGCAGTAAGAAGTGGTAATGACAATAATGTTATTACAATTGAATTGTACACTGCATTGTCCACAGGCGATAACACAGTGACAATCAAAAACATCAAAGACAACACAAGACTTGGTAACACAATGCTTGACTACAGCGGTAAAGTGAATTTGGCTGATGTAACGACTCCTAAATTGGATTCCAAATTGGTTAGCGTTAGTAACCGTACTGTAATTGTTGGATTTGACAAGAAAATGGATCCAGCAACACTTGCTGACTACTCTAACTATCATGTCCAAATTAACGGAGACAGAGTTACATTGACTCCTGAATTGGCTGATATCACTGTATTGAACGACAGCAAAGCGGTTTCCATTAAATTTGTTGAAACTTACAAAAATCAACCTGTTGTATTTGCAGCTGGGAACTCTACTACACAAAGAAATGTACAAAACTTGTATGTTCTTGGTGTGAAAGATACAGCTGGTAACTTGCTGAAACAATTTGTTGATAACAGCGGATTGAATGTAATTCCTACAACTGCTGATATTACTGTTGGATTGGCTACTTATGATACAGACTATACTGGACATAGCGCAGCTCTGACAGCGAAAAACACAATTCAAGTTAAATTGTCTTCAAGCGTATCATCTGCTCCTAAAGATGCATTTACTGTAACTAATGCTGCGGGTAATCAAGTTGCTATCAAAGAAGTAGTACTTGATGGAACTTCTGTTGTTAAATTGGTTCTTGAGAATGACATTGGTACTGCTACAAGTGGGTTGAACGTTAAGGTTAACGTTAACAGACTGGTAACATTGGCTGGTTCTTCTGCTACAGTTGCAGACCAAACTACTACTGTACTTGATAAAGTAGCTCCAGTTGTTAAACCTAATGTTTCTGGTGGATATCAAAATCTGCAAGTAACTGGTGAAACTATCAAAGTAGAATTCTCTGAGACGCTTAAATTAGACACTGCTGCAAACGAAACGCTGCTTGCTAAAGACTTTGAAGTTGTACGTTATTTCGACAATAAAAAGCTGGTTGCAGGTAATGACTTTACAGTAAGTTTTGTTGCAGGTAATGAATTCGTTACTATTAACCTTAAAGATGGAGCAAGCAGAACTGCTGATACTAAGTATACTGTCAACTTCACAGGATCTAAGTATCTTACAGACGACACTGTTGTGAAAAACGAAGTTGCATCTTTCTCTAACATTCAAACTGATCGTAATGTGTTAGAGGGTGCTACAGGTACAGCAGTAACAACAGCAACAACAGCAGTAGTAAAAGCTGAAACTACTCGAGTACAGGCTGATGTAACAGCAGCTCAAACATTGGTTACTGCACTGCCAACTGGCACTGCAAAAACTGATCTTCAAGCTCGTTTGACTACAGTTCAAAATGCAATTGACGCAGCAACAGCTGCTGATAAAGCAGTAGCTGATGCAACTGCAGCAGTAGTAAAAGCTGAAGGTAGCAAATTGCAAGCTGATGTAACAGCAGCACAACCACTAGTTACAACATTGCCAGCTGGCGCAGCTAAAACTGATCTTCAAACTCGTTTGACTGCAGTTTCAGATTACATTACTGCAAAAGCTGCAGCTCAATCTGCAATCGATGCAGCTACAGTTAAAGCTAATGCAGCAGTGGCTGGTAATGCTACAGGTCAATATCCTGCAAGTGCCATCACTGACTACAAAACTGCTATCACTGCAGCTCAAGCTGTAGTAGACAATGCAAATTCTACAACAGCTAACTTAACTACTGCTGTTTCAACTTTGGGAGCTGCTACAACAGCTTTTGAAGGAACAGTAGCGCCTTAA
- a CDS encoding S-layer homology domain-containing protein yields the protein MQQKKRPLVWIMLVTMVFSLFPQGLFGGSVASAADEPNPSTASYFIPDLKTLRETSDLSIDAANANKVFLTRDKAYVTKDSKVTVTGTFSGVSTDNLKASVEQLTLSSNNTKWTVEAGRTRTGSIIADAGSQAAPKFTATLDLFPGFNQVTLTGSGLNNVERSNTFYILYEETPLIEKLTVTTDFTTGNGQEFNLNGVSETIVDTKDVTFGLTLQNATKVSLSINGGTKVDAFPTQNNEISQKFFTPPLELASGKNKVVFDIVGPSSSMTVERTLYYFDKNQAFADLQINIAGEEKSVLNNKANFSTPATTAKLSGQLILPYSTTPFDGTTGIEVNNITYPVTVDSSKDILITGANGVDYQYRMITFEGVGEYTLAATGGVPIKNQPIKVVAQYGSFNTGYTGEFTYSPDSKDITNVYYLPGYTSGPVDSKVQLNKTDYTKVAEDSFYILVESTQTIKGADINGKYLPSLTVPLSITPVNDNTAGLKDTQQIYKINKISGGQQKISFYYGDSTKAPELPFVAWISYASSSSIYIENLQDGQTFKFNSGNKSAKLEVIGKYLDFRNVDNSTGPKTGFKAELQVNGKVEKPDTGFPTLSGNNFKFDLGITKDGPLGYGQNIIRITATDADEKGAPVIITRTLTVYIIDENVSTIDSFMPTAVPKSSNARAPFYEKEITSYTSEEMSNIFAVTPDFAYKENKYVTSEDTYDLVFRGGGAQIANVYFGSELIFRHEQTGTLTLDLDKDGPSPQLKKYDFAGNEKQFIARIKNLKFDSPGTQVYTLELINSTGARTTQRLEIVREPSSFRIVAPQPTVGDKIVVNKNYIRFDIEAEGASRVVIDKNVATKRTDMNNRYIYDYVGLKPDKDNKIKISIERDGSTINETINVFYTAAVTVDSQFMAPKVANKYTVFNKGLTLSFPKGTILQAKVDGGTKFYPDNKILFGIADPLNGVLERKNDYGNVINIDRDMRTVRGESAIALREDLISAFSSTNNTGNFTLISDVYWINGGLGELNNLPYTDGIPPYSIYGYYPEYPTSRILTPSQRGSLTLQYDPSIVDEVGSTITVFRYTDVSDQKQWIPIGGVVDTKAHTITVPFDEFGYYKVMKQSKSFQDITNHPWARNMLNALYSKGIMKALRTGEFGADDQTTRGEFATLLVKGLNIPLNYDANKQTFIDVSKRAEKNSWSFAAIETAARAGIVQGLSDGYFGVEDRITREQAAVMIARAMSSKLAINDSKLSAALAKSFQDSGSIEHYARPAVQAVTKAKIMEGSPVTVTGSTKQQFQFNPKGNLTRAEAAKIAVELLKKSTKLFPKNLS from the coding sequence ATGCAACAAAAGAAACGGCCGTTGGTCTGGATCATGTTGGTCACCATGGTGTTCTCATTGTTCCCACAAGGTCTATTCGGTGGGTCCGTTGCTTCGGCTGCAGATGAGCCTAATCCTAGTACAGCTTCCTACTTCATCCCAGATTTGAAAACCTTGCGAGAGACATCTGATCTTTCGATTGATGCTGCTAATGCAAACAAGGTATTTCTTACAAGAGATAAAGCCTACGTTACCAAAGACTCAAAGGTCACAGTTACAGGAACATTCTCGGGGGTTAGCACTGATAACCTGAAAGCATCGGTGGAACAATTAACTCTATCTAGCAATAACACGAAATGGACGGTTGAGGCAGGACGTACGAGAACAGGCAGTATCATAGCTGATGCTGGTTCTCAAGCTGCCCCTAAGTTCACAGCTACATTAGACTTGTTTCCGGGATTTAACCAGGTTACCCTAACTGGAAGTGGATTAAATAATGTTGAACGCTCTAATACATTTTATATTTTATACGAAGAAACTCCATTAATTGAGAAATTAACCGTAACGACTGATTTCACCACAGGCAATGGACAAGAATTCAATCTGAATGGTGTGTCAGAAACAATTGTAGATACGAAAGATGTTACTTTCGGTTTAACGCTTCAGAATGCAACTAAAGTATCCCTTTCCATCAATGGTGGGACTAAGGTAGATGCTTTTCCTACCCAGAATAATGAGATTAGTCAGAAGTTCTTTACTCCACCATTAGAGCTTGCAAGTGGTAAAAACAAAGTTGTGTTTGACATTGTTGGCCCATCCAGTTCGATGACAGTTGAAAGAACGTTGTATTACTTTGACAAGAATCAGGCATTTGCAGACTTGCAGATTAACATTGCTGGAGAGGAGAAGTCGGTTCTTAATAACAAAGCAAACTTCTCAACCCCGGCAACAACAGCTAAACTGTCGGGTCAACTTATATTGCCTTACTCTACGACTCCATTTGACGGTACTACAGGTATTGAAGTAAATAACATTACCTATCCTGTAACAGTTGATTCTAGTAAAGATATCCTTATTACTGGTGCTAATGGAGTTGACTATCAGTACAGAATGATTACATTTGAAGGTGTTGGAGAATATACTTTGGCCGCTACTGGTGGCGTGCCGATTAAAAACCAGCCGATTAAAGTGGTTGCACAATATGGATCATTTAATACTGGATATACGGGTGAGTTTACTTACTCACCAGACAGCAAAGATATAACGAATGTTTATTATCTGCCTGGTTACACTAGTGGTCCAGTTGATTCGAAAGTTCAGTTGAACAAAACTGACTATACTAAAGTGGCGGAAGATTCATTTTACATCCTGGTTGAGTCAACTCAAACAATCAAGGGTGCAGACATCAATGGTAAATATCTTCCTTCACTAACAGTACCATTAAGTATTACGCCCGTTAATGATAATACTGCAGGGCTTAAAGATACTCAGCAAATATATAAAATCAACAAAATTTCGGGTGGACAACAGAAGATCAGTTTTTATTATGGAGATTCAACTAAAGCGCCTGAGTTACCTTTTGTAGCTTGGATAAGTTACGCATCAAGCAGTTCGATATATATCGAAAACCTTCAAGATGGTCAGACATTTAAGTTTAATTCAGGCAATAAATCTGCGAAATTAGAGGTCATCGGTAAGTATCTTGATTTCCGCAATGTGGATAATTCAACTGGACCCAAAACTGGCTTTAAAGCTGAGTTGCAAGTAAATGGTAAAGTGGAGAAACCAGATACAGGATTTCCAACGTTATCCGGAAATAACTTCAAGTTTGATTTGGGTATAACCAAAGATGGCCCTCTTGGTTATGGGCAAAATATAATTCGTATTACGGCTACAGATGCGGATGAAAAAGGTGCACCAGTAATAATTACGAGAACACTTACGGTGTATATTATTGATGAAAATGTATCTACTATTGATTCATTTATGCCTACAGCTGTACCTAAGTCTTCTAACGCGAGAGCACCGTTTTATGAAAAGGAGATAACAAGTTATACATCAGAAGAGATGAGTAACATCTTCGCTGTAACTCCTGATTTTGCGTATAAAGAGAATAAATACGTAACAAGTGAAGATACCTATGATCTTGTGTTTAGAGGTGGCGGCGCCCAGATTGCTAATGTCTACTTTGGTTCTGAATTGATTTTCCGTCATGAACAGACAGGTACATTGACACTTGATTTGGATAAGGATGGTCCATCGCCTCAGCTCAAAAAGTATGACTTTGCTGGTAATGAGAAACAGTTTATAGCTCGGATCAAGAACTTGAAATTTGATTCGCCAGGTACACAGGTATATACACTTGAGTTAATTAACAGCACAGGTGCCAGAACAACACAAAGGCTGGAGATCGTCCGTGAACCATCTTCTTTCCGTATTGTGGCACCACAACCGACAGTTGGAGATAAAATTGTTGTTAACAAAAACTATATTCGGTTCGATATTGAAGCGGAGGGTGCTTCTCGAGTAGTAATTGATAAGAATGTGGCAACAAAACGTACAGACATGAATAATCGGTATATCTATGATTACGTTGGTTTGAAACCGGACAAGGATAATAAGATCAAAATTTCCATTGAACGAGATGGTAGTACAATTAATGAAACGATCAACGTATTCTATACAGCGGCAGTAACCGTAGACAGTCAGTTTATGGCTCCTAAAGTGGCTAACAAGTATACGGTGTTCAACAAAGGACTGACATTATCTTTCCCTAAGGGGACAATTCTTCAGGCTAAAGTTGATGGAGGCACGAAGTTCTATCCTGACAATAAAATTCTATTCGGTATCGCTGATCCTCTGAACGGTGTACTGGAACGTAAGAATGATTACGGCAATGTAATAAATATTGATCGAGACATGAGAACTGTTCGTGGGGAAAGTGCTATCGCACTTCGAGAGGATTTAATTAGTGCATTCAGCTCAACAAACAACACTGGGAACTTTACCTTAATCTCAGATGTATATTGGATTAACGGTGGACTGGGTGAGTTGAACAATTTACCTTATACGGATGGTATACCACCATATTCGATCTATGGTTATTATCCTGAGTATCCAACTTCAAGAATTCTCACTCCTTCACAGCGAGGAAGTCTGACGCTTCAATATGATCCAAGTATTGTTGATGAAGTTGGCTCAACCATTACCGTATTCCGCTATACTGATGTAAGTGATCAGAAACAGTGGATTCCGATTGGTGGGGTTGTTGATACCAAAGCACACACCATTACTGTGCCTTTCGACGAGTTCGGTTATTATAAAGTTATGAAGCAGAGCAAAAGCTTCCAGGATATAACGAATCACCCTTGGGCTCGTAATATGTTGAACGCTTTGTACTCAAAAGGCATAATGAAAGCACTTCGTACAGGCGAGTTCGGTGCAGATGATCAAACCACACGTGGGGAATTTGCAACATTGCTAGTTAAAGGTCTGAATATCCCCCTTAATTACGATGCTAATAAGCAGACATTTATTGATGTGTCGAAAAGAGCAGAGAAGAACTCTTGGAGCTTTGCTGCCATTGAGACAGCAGCTCGTGCGGGAATTGTACAAGGGTTAAGTGATGGATACTTTGGGGTGGAGGATCGGATAACGCGTGAGCAGGCTGCGGTCATGATTGCTAGAGCGATGAGTAGTAAGCTCGCGATAAATGACAGTAAACTTTCAGCTGCTCTTGCTAAATCATTCCAAGATTCCGGCTCCATTGAGCATTATGCACGACCGGCTGTTCAAGCCGTCACCAAAGCGAAAATCATGGAAGGTAGTCCTGTAACAGTAACAGGTTCTACCAAGCAGCAATTCCAATTCAATCCGAAGGGAAACCTGACTCGTGCAGAGGCTGCTAAGATCGCAGTGGAACTACTCAAAAAGAGTACGAAGCTATTCCCTAAAAACTTGAGTTAA
- a CDS encoding glycosyltransferase family 4 protein — protein sequence MVAIFIIGFIVSMGLALALTPLVKKFAVRIGAMDTPNARKVHTRIMPRLGGLGIFLAFIITVAALLPFVSAWFTTRDMSFVSAFLIGGTIIVLIGALDDRFELSAKVKLLGQIVAASVVVFGFNIRVDFVNIPFQDSYSSLEAWVSIPLTILWIVGVTNAINLIDGLDGLAAGVSGIAIGTIAVMSFLMGNMMIALMCLVLLGSIIGFLFFNFHPAKIFMGDTGSLFLGFSLAMLSMLGFKQIAIVSFITPLIIIGVPLSDTFFAIIRRAVQRKPIFAPDKGHLHHCLRELGFSHRQTVLIIYGIAAFFGVLAIIQSSAAMFEANWVTFVVICIMMFFLQVGAEVIGLVSKTRRPVINFLMRMRVKLNPETRSKS from the coding sequence ATGGTAGCGATCTTTATCATTGGATTTATCGTGTCAATGGGACTGGCTCTTGCCCTGACACCACTTGTCAAAAAGTTCGCAGTCCGCATTGGCGCAATGGATACGCCGAATGCACGTAAAGTACACACACGGATCATGCCGCGTCTTGGTGGTCTGGGGATATTCCTGGCCTTTATTATTACAGTTGCTGCATTGCTTCCGTTTGTATCGGCATGGTTCACAACTCGGGATATGAGTTTTGTCAGCGCGTTTCTGATTGGTGGAACAATTATCGTGCTGATCGGAGCACTCGATGATCGGTTTGAACTGTCAGCCAAAGTGAAGTTGCTCGGTCAGATCGTTGCTGCTTCTGTCGTTGTATTTGGATTTAATATCCGGGTAGATTTCGTTAACATCCCGTTTCAGGATTCCTATTCTTCACTTGAAGCTTGGGTATCCATTCCGCTGACGATCTTATGGATCGTTGGTGTAACCAATGCGATTAACCTGATAGATGGTCTGGATGGTCTTGCTGCCGGTGTATCTGGTATTGCAATTGGTACCATCGCCGTGATGTCCTTCTTGATGGGGAACATGATGATCGCCTTGATGTGCCTTGTGTTGCTGGGTAGTATCATCGGATTCCTGTTCTTCAACTTCCACCCGGCCAAGATCTTCATGGGGGATACCGGGTCACTATTCCTTGGTTTCTCTCTGGCAATGCTATCTATGCTCGGATTCAAACAAATTGCTATCGTGTCCTTTATTACCCCGCTGATCATTATCGGTGTGCCGCTCTCGGATACCTTCTTCGCGATTATCCGTCGTGCGGTACAACGGAAACCGATATTTGCACCGGACAAAGGTCACCTGCATCACTGCTTGCGTGAACTTGGATTCAGTCACCGTCAGACGGTACTGATCATATACGGAATTGCCGCATTCTTCGGAGTTCTGGCGATTATCCAATCGTCTGCTGCCATGTTTGAAGCGAACTGGGTAACGTTTGTGGTCATCTGTATCATGATGTTCTTCCTCCAGGTGGGAGCGGAAGTCATCGGGCTTGTTAGCAAAACGAGAAGACCGGTTATTAACTTCCTGATGCGTATGCGCGTCAAGCTGAATCCGGAGACCCGTTCGAAATCATAA
- the csaB gene encoding polysaccharide pyruvyl transferase CsaB: protein MVTTSQKLVISGYYGFRNSGDEAVLKSILTALEEESQRSNITIEPIVLSGDPESTTAMYGVRSVHRMKLKEVREALKESDGLISGGGSLLQDATGLKSIPYYLGVIKLAQWLKKPTFIYAQGIGPVNRKIFNPMIKSVFKACTYVSVRDEQSADYLRGLGLQWNQIHVVPDPVMGLPLPETKVERGAGAVSANAATQANRVEPSTGGHTKLPVIGVSVRFWESDRKELTAIAAGLKKLCSKRAVHLRFLPFHLPVDEQASRFLMEMLGDVTSKGSEISITQDLTDPQLMLEEVSECDLVIGMRLHSLIYAASQYVPPVGISYDPKIDQFLLRLDSEPAGDTSSLDGDKLAKTVVGLLDQRSQWLKEHEDGITELKQEARVPAQQIINYLGRKG from the coding sequence ATGGTCACCACTTCTCAAAAGTTAGTCATCTCGGGGTATTACGGATTCCGCAATAGCGGAGACGAAGCGGTGCTAAAGTCGATTTTGACAGCGCTGGAAGAGGAAAGCCAAAGGTCGAACATAACGATTGAACCTATTGTTCTCTCGGGTGATCCCGAGTCGACAACCGCCATGTATGGTGTGCGCTCCGTGCATCGTATGAAATTGAAGGAAGTCCGTGAAGCACTCAAGGAGAGCGACGGGTTAATCAGTGGTGGAGGAAGTCTATTGCAGGATGCAACTGGCCTGAAATCCATTCCTTATTATCTGGGTGTAATCAAGCTGGCCCAGTGGCTGAAAAAACCAACGTTTATCTATGCACAGGGGATTGGCCCTGTGAATCGTAAAATTTTTAATCCGATGATTAAATCGGTCTTTAAGGCCTGCACCTATGTATCCGTTCGGGATGAACAATCTGCAGACTACCTGCGTGGGCTCGGGTTACAGTGGAATCAGATCCATGTTGTACCCGACCCCGTAATGGGTTTGCCATTACCTGAAACAAAAGTTGAGAGGGGCGCAGGTGCTGTCTCAGCAAATGCTGCTACTCAAGCTAATCGAGTGGAACCTTCAACTGGAGGACATACCAAGCTTCCTGTGATCGGCGTATCGGTACGTTTTTGGGAATCAGACCGGAAGGAACTTACGGCTATTGCAGCAGGATTGAAAAAGCTGTGCTCCAAAAGAGCGGTGCACTTGCGTTTTCTGCCATTTCATTTGCCGGTTGATGAACAGGCATCACGATTCCTTATGGAAATGCTCGGTGATGTGACCAGCAAAGGCAGCGAGATTAGCATCACACAGGACCTGACCGACCCTCAGCTTATGCTGGAGGAAGTCAGCGAGTGTGATCTTGTTATCGGTATGCGTCTGCACAGTCTGATCTATGCAGCTTCGCAGTATGTGCCACCGGTGGGTATCTCGTATGACCCGAAAATCGATCAATTCTTGCTTCGGCTAGATAGTGAACCAGCAGGGGATACAAGCTCACTCGATGGCGACAAACTCGCCAAGACTGTCGTTGGATTGCTGGATCAACGATCACAGTGGCTGAAGGAACATGAAGATGGCATCACCGAATTGAAGCAGGAAGCCAGAGTGCCTGCACAGCAGATTATTAACTATTTAGGCCGCAAAGGATGA